Proteins found in one Quercus robur chromosome 2, dhQueRobu3.1, whole genome shotgun sequence genomic segment:
- the LOC126714815 gene encoding glycosyltransferase BC10, translating to MKRKATQQQKSHYKWRRKLFAVILLGFCFGTLVMMMQSQCSRIMMLGPRLVQKPKIAFLFIARNRLPLEIVWDSFFRGGENKFSISVHSRPGFLFSKATTRSVYFLNRQVNDSIQVDWGEASMIEAERRLLKHALDDPYNERFVFLSDSCIPLYNFSYTYDYIMSTSTSFVDSFADTKEGRYNPKMDPVIPVHNWRKGSQWVVLTRKHAEVVVKDSTIFPRFQEYCKRRSLPEFWRDHPLPTDASKEHNCIPDEHYVQTLLAQEGLEGEITRRSLTHSSWDLSSSKDHERRGWHPVTYKFSDATPMLIQSIKDIDNIYYETEYRREWCTSKGKPSTCFLFARKFTRPAAFRLLNMSVLGPFNEATSKSSLW from the exons atgaAGCGAAAGGCTACGCAGCAGCAGAAATCGCATTACAAATGGAGGAGGAAGCTTTTCGCGGTGATTCTCTTAGGGTTTTGCTTCGGAACTTTGGTGATGATGATGCAGAGCCAGTGCAGTCGGATCATGATGCTCGGCCCGAGGCTCGTCCAGAAGCCGAAGATCGCCTTCTTGTTCATCGCCAGGAATCGGCTCCCTCTTGAAATAGTTTGGGACTCGTTCTTTCGT GGAGGGgagaataaattttcaatttctgttCACTCTAGGCCTGGGTTTCTGTTCAGCAAGGCAACAACAAGATCAGTCTATTTTTTGAATCGTCAAGTTAATGATAGCATACAG GTAGACTGGGGTGAAGCCAGCATGATTGAGGCAGAGCGAAGATTGCTTAAGCATGCACTTGATGATCCTTATAATGAACGCTTTGTGTTTCTCTCAGACAG CTGCATACCTCTATACAACTTCAGCTACACCTATGACTATATCATGTCCACATCAACTAGTTTTGTAGACAG CTTTGCTGATACAAAAGAGGGTCGCTACAATCCAAAAATGGATCCTGTTATTCCAGTTCATAACTGGAGGAAAGGATCTCAG TGGGTTGTTCTGACCAGAAAGCATGCAGAGGTTGTTGTGAAAGACAGTACTATATTTCCCAGGTTTCAAGAGTATTGCAAG AGGAGATCACTACCTGAGTTTTGGCGAGATCATCCCCTT CCAACTGATGCATCCAAGGAGCATAATTGTATACCGGATGAACACTATGTTCAGACATTACTGGCT CAAGAAGGCCTTGAAGGAGAAATCACACGAAGATCACTGACACATAGTTCATGGGATCTCTCATCCTCCAAAGACCATGAACGTCGTGGATGGCATCCTGTAACTTACAAGTTTTCAGATGCTACTCCTATGCTTATCCAATCTATAAAG GACATAGATAATATCTATTATGAGACTGAGTACCGAAGAGAATGGTGCACTAGCAAGGGTAAACCATCCACATGCTTTCTTTTTGCTAGAAAATTCACTCGGCCAGCAGCATTCCGGCTTCTTAATATG TCTGTTTTGGGACCTTTCAATGAAGCAACAAGTAAGTCCAGTCTATGGTAA